GTATCTGATTTGGCTAAACTTATACCTAATGCTTATGTAGGATTGGCATTAGAATTTAATTATTCAGGAGGAAGAGGATTAGAAAATAGAATTTCTGATTGGCTAAAATTAAACGGCATTCAAGAGAAATAAATAATAATATATTTTTTATTTTGTTTCACTTTTTAATATAGTTTTACAGCTTATGATTTAATAAATATAATTAAAAATTTATAAGTCTGTATAAGCCTCTAGTTTAATTATAAACAACTAGAGGCTCCTAATAAAATATTAGTTATATGAGAAGATTATATGAAAACATTAATAAAAAAAATTATTAAAATCATTATAGATATTGTAATGTTTATTATATTCATTTACCTTATGAGTTACAGACCCGGCAGAGGATTATCACAGCATGGAATTCTAGGCTTTACATTATTTGTTTTATTTATACTTCATCATATTTTAAATATAAAATGGTATGGAACTATAATTAAAGGCAAATATACGTTTGCTAAAAAAATGTTCATAATAATAAATATGATATTATTTTTAGATATGATTATTATGGCAATAAGCTCTATTATGATGTCTGGAGATATATTTGCATTTTCGCCTTTTACATCAACACAGTTTGCAAGAAATATACATGTATCATCAACGGCATGGGGATTTATATTTATGATACTTCATATAGGACTGCATACTCATAATATATTCAAAAAAATATATACAAGTTTAAATAAAACATATTTTAAATATATTTATACGGCAATATTTACAGCAATATTATGTTTGGGTGTATATTGTTTTATAACAAGCAAAATAATTAATTCTATGCTGCTTATACCTAAACAAAATCATTCATTTTATGCTTTATATTTTTATTTTGAATATATAATGATGACTATAGCAGCATCGCAAATTATTCATTTGATTTTTAAAATTAGAACTATTATAAAAAAACAATAATAATTATTTTTTATAAAGTTTATCTCATAATATTTTTGAATCTTTTGAAAATACTTCTTTATAATTTTTTATAAAATCATAAAACAAATATTTATCAATACTTTTTTATTATAACTAATTATAAGATATAAGTATTTAATATATTTCAATAATAACTTAAAATTAACTCATAAAACAATAAAGGGAGGACATCATAACTATATCATAAATAATAAAATCAATAGGTTCATCAAAAGATACTTTGAGAGATTATAAAAAATAGGAATAATATCTGAAATATGCAAAATAAAAGCGGTATTATAAATTAAAATGATTATAATTTGCAATGCATGAAATTCTCAAAGTCAATGCACTATATTGGAATATATACTGAAAATTTTTAACTTTGTCAATTTTTTTATTCAACTTTTTCCCGCCTTCGCACCAATACCTAAAGGTACTTCCTACGGTCGCCCTGAAGGACTCCCTTTGGTCGCAGGCACTTCCTTCGGTCGCTTTGCGGACTTCGTCAAAAGAACCAAAAAGTGCAAATGTTTTAGCTTTATATCTTGGAATATATAAAATAATATTTATATTTTGTATATACATAAAAAGTTATACTTCATTAAATGCAGTTCTTTTGGTTCTTTTATACCAATAAAAGAACTGGGGTGCGGGGCAAAGCCCTGCAAATATCATAAATTAAAAAATTAATTTTATACAAAATATATTTATCTTACATTTTTTACTATATGTTAAAAAGAAATTGGCATATTTTAAAAAGCTATACCAATTTCTTAATTATATTGAAATAAATTATATGACTTACTTTTTAAGCCTAAAAATTAAATAATCAAACATTCAATCCCATATTGTATGCTTCTTGCATGAACTTTTTATCATTGATTTCGCCTTTATTCCAAACGCTATGTGCTAATATAATTCCTCTCTCTCTAATATCTTCTAAACAATCCAAAAATCCTCTAAAACCGTCAATAGTTCTCTCCATCTCTTTTTCATCTTCGGTAGCAGCGGTTGCGATAAAATAAAAATCTTTGTTTTTGATTTCTAAATATCTAGTAACACATCTGTCTATAAATGTTTTCATTTGAGCATTCATTGTGTAAAAGTAAACAGGTGTAGCCATTACTATTACATCAGCCTCAACCATTTTCTCTAATATTCCTTCCATATCATCTTTTTGTACGCAAGGCTTATTATTTTTATAGCAAGTTCCGCAATCTTCGCAGTAATTAATTTTTTTATCTTTAAGAAATATTTTTTCAGCATTATGTCCTTTTTCTTTAGCACCCTTTAAAAACTCATCGCATAATGTATCAGAATTGCCGCCTTTTCTTGGGCTAGATGATATTATCAATACTTTTTTACTCATTTTATAACCTCTTATTTATTTTTATTAATTATATTATAGCATTAGAGTATACTCCAATGTCAAATGATTTAGAAAGTTTTTTTATATTTTTTTATTTAATAGAAAATGATATTTTGATTGAGTGTAAAAAAACTATATTCTCTAAATATATATACTTTTTTGTTATAATTAATTATAAGACATAAGTATTTGATATATTTCTCTTTTTAGTTAGAATAAAGCCAAGTGTTAAGAACAATATTACAAAAAGGAGAAAATATGAAAATAGTAGCATTAATTATATTATTGGTTATGATAATATCATGTAATTCAAACAATTCAAACTCTTATTCCTATCAAAAATCGCCAACAGAAACTGTATTAATAAAAAACGGTGAAGGACAAAAATCAAAAGGCTCAGCAGATTATTTTACAGGAGATGTTGAAGTAGAAATTATAACTAATCCAAATGAAACATCTAAGTTTTCTGTAGCTTATGTTACTTTTCAGGCAGGGGCAAGAAGTGCATGGCATACTCACCCAGCAGGCCAGCATTTAATAGTTGTTGAAGGAATAGGGCTTACTCAGGAAGAAGGAAAACCTATACAAGAGTTTAGAGCGGGGGATACTTTATATTGCCCTTCTAATATTAAGCATTGGCATGGTGCTTCTTATGATTCTCCTATGAAGCATATTGCTATTACAGGAGATTCTAATGGAAATAATGTTACTTGGATGGAGCATGTTACTGATGAGGAGTATTATAGATATACTAATCAATAATAGAGGGTTTAATATTTATGAAAAAAATTGTTGCAGCTTTTTTATTATTTGCGGGGTTATTCACTATGAACGCTTTTACACAAACTACTAGAATAAAATTAACATTCAATAATAATGAAGTTTATGCGGTAATAAACAATTCAAAAGCAGGAAACGATTTTTTATCTCTTCTTCCTTTAAGTGTTAAAGCAGAAGATTTTAACTCCACAGAAAAAATATTTTATTTAAGCAAAAAATTAAATACTCAAAATGAACCAGACGGCATAAATCCAAAAGCAGGTGATATCACATACTATGCTCCTTGGGGAAACATTGCCATATTTTATAAAAACTTTAGATATTCAAATAATTTAATTTATTTAGGTAAGTTTGAAAATGCATTGGATGCAGAAAAACTTTCAAACATTAAAGGAGATTTTTACATACGAATTGAGAGGGCGAATTAAAGAACTATATATAAATTAAAAAATAATTAGGATAGGAGGATTAAAATGAAAAATATATTAAAAATTATTATTTTGCCATTAATTTTATTTTCATGCGTGGAAAACTCGCAAAGCAAAGGAGGAAATCTAATTATGACAGAAAAAGCAAAAACTAAATACAATGAACTCTTGAAAAGAGAAGCCGCTTCAACAAAGCCTAATGATGAAGAATTAGAGAGCATATTTAATAATTTTGTTTATGGAGAAGTTTATAATCACGGCACAACATTAGAGCCTAAATTAAGAGAGCTTGTAACATTAGTTTCTCTAACAGCTTCACAGGGTACTGATATGATAAAAGAGCATGTTGAAATAGCTTTGAATGTTGGGGCTAGCGGAGAGGAGATAAAAGAGGCATTATATCAATGTGCTCCTTATGTTGGTTATCCGAGGGTGTTTGCTGCATTAGAAAAAGCAAATGAAGTTTTTAAACAAAAAAATATAACAGTAAAATCTCAGGCAACCGTTACAGAAGATACAAGATTTGACAAGGGCTTAGAAACACAGGTAAGCATATTTGGAGATATAATATTATCTGCTCATTCTAATGCTGCTCCTAATCAAAAGCATATACAGAATTTTTTATCGGCTAATTGTTTTGGAGATTTTTACACAAGAGAAGGTTTAGATTTACAAACAAGAGAGTTATTAACATTTATAATGATAATATCTTTAGGGGGAGCAGAGCCTCAAGCGACAGCACATGCGAATGCCAATATTAAGATGGGCAACAGTAAAGATATGATGCTTGAAGCAGTAACACAATGTTTGCCTTACATAGGCTACCCAAGAACCTTGAACGCCATAACAATAATTAATAATATAGAATGAGATGTATTAAGAAAGGTTGTTACATACTGAAAAATTAGTTTTTACATTTTATATTTGTGCTGACAGGGGGGAGTTCCTCTCAAATAATTAAAAAGTTGTTGTTCTTTTTCCCGCGTACGAGCTATACCACCTTGCCGCACGGTAATGCTATGCTTTAACTATAACTTCTTAGTCGTGCGGGGGAGTGCATTTTAATGTACAATTAAATTATAAAATTTATAATAAAAATGTAGTTCTTTTGGTTCTTTTATACCAATAAAAGAACTGGGGTGCGGGGCAAAGCCCTGCAAATAATTAAAATAAAAAATTCATTAAAGGAAGGTTTATAATGATGAAAATAATTAAAACAATGTTAATGTCATTGCTTATTTCAAGCACATTATTAGTTGGAGGATTAAACGCTCAAAGCTCAAAAACTTTAATAGTGTATTTCTCTTGGGGCGGAAACACTAGAACCGCTGCCAATATGGTTAAAAACATCACTCAAGCAGATATGTTTGAAATAAAAACTGCTGAAAGCTATCCAACTTCTTATAATGACACTGTGAATCAGGCAAGAAAAGAATTAAATGATAATTTT
This is a stretch of genomic DNA from Brachyspira sp. SAP_772. It encodes these proteins:
- a CDS encoding DUF4405 domain-containing protein, with the translated sequence MKTLIKKIIKIIIDIVMFIIFIYLMSYRPGRGLSQHGILGFTLFVLFILHHILNIKWYGTIIKGKYTFAKKMFIIINMILFLDMIIMAISSIMMSGDIFAFSPFTSTQFARNIHVSSTAWGFIFMILHIGLHTHNIFKKIYTSLNKTYFKYIYTAIFTAILCLGVYCFITSKIINSMLLIPKQNHSFYALYFYFEYIMMTIAASQIIHLIFKIRTIIKKQ
- a CDS encoding flavodoxin family protein, with translation MSKKVLIISSSPRKGGNSDTLCDEFLKGAKEKGHNAEKIFLKDKKINYCEDCGTCYKNNKPCVQKDDMEGILEKMVEADVIVMATPVYFYTMNAQMKTFIDRCVTRYLEIKNKDFYFIATAATEDEKEMERTIDGFRGFLDCLEDIRERGIILAHSVWNKGEINDKKFMQEAYNMGLNV
- a CDS encoding cupin domain-containing protein encodes the protein MIISCNSNNSNSYSYQKSPTETVLIKNGEGQKSKGSADYFTGDVEVEIITNPNETSKFSVAYVTFQAGARSAWHTHPAGQHLIVVEGIGLTQEEGKPIQEFRAGDTLYCPSNIKHWHGASYDSPMKHIAITGDSNGNNVTWMEHVTDEEYYRYTNQ
- a CDS encoding cyclophilin-like fold protein produces the protein MKKIVAAFLLFAGLFTMNAFTQTTRIKLTFNNNEVYAVINNSKAGNDFLSLLPLSVKAEDFNSTEKIFYLSKKLNTQNEPDGINPKAGDITYYAPWGNIAIFYKNFRYSNNLIYLGKFENALDAEKLSNIKGDFYIRIERAN
- a CDS encoding carboxymuconolactone decarboxylase family protein, translating into MKNILKIIILPLILFSCVENSQSKGGNLIMTEKAKTKYNELLKREAASTKPNDEELESIFNNFVYGEVYNHGTTLEPKLRELVTLVSLTASQGTDMIKEHVEIALNVGASGEEIKEALYQCAPYVGYPRVFAALEKANEVFKQKNITVKSQATVTEDTRFDKGLETQVSIFGDIILSAHSNAAPNQKHIQNFLSANCFGDFYTREGLDLQTRELLTFIMIISLGGAEPQATAHANANIKMGNSKDMMLEAVTQCLPYIGYPRTLNAITIINNIE